A genomic window from Pseudogulbenkiania sp. MAI-1 includes:
- a CDS encoding dihydrodipicolinate synthase family protein, which produces MSDNIFTGCIPALMTPCTAERKPDFDALVAKGRELIDIGMSAVVYCGSMGDWPLLTEAERQEGVARLVAAGIPTIVGTGAVNTREAVSHAAHAAKVGAHGLMVIPRVLSRGASPAAQKAHFAAILKAAPGLPAVIYNSPYYGFATRADLFFELRREYPNLIGFKEFGGAADMRYAAENITSKDDEVTLMVGVDTQVVHGFVNCNATGAITGIGNALPREVLHLVALSKQAAKGDAKARRLARELESALAVLSSFDEGCDLVLYYKHLMVLNGDKEYTLHFNETDVLSDAQRCYAETQYALFREWYRNWSAEQNVA; this is translated from the coding sequence ATGAGCGATAACATCTTCACCGGTTGCATTCCTGCCCTGATGACCCCGTGCACCGCCGAGCGCAAGCCGGACTTCGATGCCCTGGTAGCCAAGGGCCGCGAGCTGATCGACATCGGTATGAGCGCCGTGGTGTACTGCGGCTCCATGGGCGACTGGCCGCTGCTCACCGAAGCCGAACGCCAGGAAGGCGTGGCGCGTCTGGTGGCGGCCGGCATCCCGACCATCGTCGGTACCGGTGCGGTCAATACCCGCGAGGCAGTCTCCCACGCCGCTCACGCCGCCAAAGTAGGCGCCCATGGCCTGATGGTGATCCCTCGTGTGCTCTCCCGTGGTGCCTCGCCGGCCGCGCAAAAAGCGCACTTCGCCGCCATCCTCAAAGCCGCCCCGGGCCTGCCGGCGGTGATCTACAACAGTCCTTACTACGGCTTCGCCACCCGAGCCGACCTGTTCTTCGAGCTGCGCCGCGAATACCCAAACCTGATCGGCTTCAAAGAATTCGGTGGTGCCGCCGACATGCGCTACGCGGCCGAGAACATCACTTCCAAGGACGATGAGGTCACCCTCATGGTCGGTGTCGATACCCAGGTCGTGCACGGTTTTGTCAATTGCAACGCTACCGGCGCCATCACCGGCATCGGCAACGCCCTGCCGCGCGAAGTGCTGCACCTGGTGGCCCTGAGCAAGCAGGCCGCCAAGGGTGACGCCAAGGCCCGCCGCCTTGCCCGCGAGCTGGAATCGGCACTGGCGGTGCTGTCGTCTTTCGATGAAGGCTGCGACCTGGTGCTCTACTACAAGCACCTGATGGTGCTCAACGGCGACAAGGAATACACCCTGCACTTCAATGAGACCGATGTGCTCAGCGATGCCCAGCGCTGTTACGCCGAGACCCAGTACGCGCTGTTCCGCGAGTGGTACCGCAATTGGTCGGCAGAACAGAACGTCGCCTGA
- the moaA gene encoding GTP 3',8-cyclase MoaA, with protein MLTDRFGRTIEYLRLSVTDRCDLRCTYCIPKGFKGFEEPENWLTFDEIERVVAAFVRLGTRRVRLTGGEPLLRRNLPQLAARLSALDGLNDLSLTTNATQLARHADALFQGGVNRLNISLDSLKRECMHEITGRDSLPQIMDGLMAAKAAGFAPIKINMVAMKDVNESEIENMVAFCIEQGFVLRLIEAMPMGETGQSAHYLDLQPVLEKLRATFDLVPQAETLGGGPARYWKTRDNAFSLGVITPISQHFCATCNRLRLSVDGTLYMCLGQDERFELRPLLRAGISDAGLEDAIRTAIELKPEKHEFREKPTKIVRFMSMTGG; from the coding sequence ATGCTGACCGACCGCTTCGGCCGCACCATCGAGTACCTGCGGCTATCGGTGACCGACCGATGTGATCTGCGCTGTACCTACTGCATTCCCAAAGGCTTCAAGGGATTCGAGGAGCCGGAGAACTGGCTGACCTTCGACGAGATCGAACGCGTGGTGGCGGCCTTCGTGCGTCTCGGCACCCGGCGCGTGCGTCTCACCGGGGGGGAGCCGCTGCTGCGGCGCAACCTGCCGCAACTGGCGGCCCGCCTGTCGGCGCTCGATGGACTTAACGACCTGTCACTCACCACCAACGCCACCCAGCTCGCGCGCCACGCCGATGCCCTGTTTCAGGGCGGCGTGAACCGCCTTAATATCAGCCTCGACTCGCTCAAGCGCGAGTGCATGCACGAGATCACCGGCCGCGACAGCCTGCCGCAGATCATGGACGGCCTGATGGCGGCCAAGGCCGCCGGCTTCGCCCCGATCAAGATCAACATGGTGGCGATGAAGGACGTCAACGAGTCCGAAATCGAGAATATGGTGGCGTTCTGCATCGAACAGGGTTTCGTGCTGCGCCTGATCGAAGCCATGCCGATGGGCGAGACCGGGCAGTCGGCGCATTACCTCGATCTGCAGCCGGTGCTGGAAAAGCTGCGCGCCACCTTCGACTTGGTCCCGCAAGCCGAGACGCTCGGCGGCGGCCCGGCCCGTTACTGGAAAACCCGCGACAACGCATTCTCGCTCGGTGTCATCACGCCGATTTCCCAACACTTCTGTGCTACCTGCAACCGCCTGCGCCTGTCGGTGGACGGCACGCTCTACATGTGCCTGGGGCAGGATGAGCGTTTCGAACTGCGTCCGCTGCTGCGTGCCGGCATCAGCGATGCCGGACTGGAGGATGCCATCCGTACCGCCATCGAGCTCAAGCCGGAAAAGCACGAGTTTCGCGAGAAACCGACCAAGATCGTGCGCTTCATGTCGATGACCGGGGGGTGA
- a CDS encoding type IV pili methyl-accepting chemotaxis transducer N-terminal domain-containing protein, giving the protein MNLPPPAELSRPLGLGLSAKIIGALLAVLLMALSAIGATLWLSWQLQGGAAAINDAGSLRMRVTRLSLDVQRFHDGELPRAMVETAITHYDRTLVLLKRGDSSRPLLVPRTAQIQLDFKHVADQWNERIRPQGLALLAAGSGASLQSIKQFQSMTSQYVDVINRFVADMEAYNARNTEYLRYCQLMLAALGVVGTVALIYLMMLLVLNPLDKLHQGIQQLAEGHFDVAVPVESDDEFGQVSQGFNLMAQRLAEARATLEERVRAKTASLRQKNQELALLYEIAAFLNQPQSLESLCQGFLSKVMAAYRADGGAVRLTDPEQGIVYVVADQGMPEALLKEEHCIRVGDCLCGEVAETPASRVETLGTGDDKGCSREGYRVISAFPITVQGRALGLFNLHYREAVIMTPQQTRLLEVLGQNLAVAIENQRLFAKERELAVLEERNLVAQGLHDSIAQGLSFLNLQAQMLRQALQLNDKDLLDDTVGLIETGIKESYDDVRELLNNFRSKLSESLMQAISTVLERFRRQTGIKVELRSEGLTVPLMPEQQLQILFILQEVLSNVRKHAQATQVVVRLKDDGSAFELDIKDNGVGFAMDAVAGKADTHFGLSIMKERAARAGVALRISSQPGHGTSVHLKLPRAQRKAA; this is encoded by the coding sequence ATGAACCTGCCTCCCCCGGCCGAACTGTCCCGCCCCTTGGGCCTCGGCCTGTCGGCCAAGATCATCGGTGCCTTGTTGGCCGTTTTGCTGATGGCGCTGAGCGCCATCGGCGCGACGCTATGGCTGTCCTGGCAACTCCAAGGCGGCGCAGCCGCCATCAACGACGCCGGCAGTCTGCGCATGCGCGTCACCCGGCTGTCGCTGGACGTGCAGCGCTTCCACGATGGCGAGCTGCCACGTGCTATGGTCGAGACCGCCATCACCCATTACGACCGGACCCTCGTCCTGCTGAAGCGGGGCGACAGCTCGCGTCCCTTGCTGGTGCCGCGCACCGCGCAGATCCAGCTCGACTTCAAGCATGTCGCGGACCAGTGGAACGAGCGCATCCGTCCGCAGGGGCTGGCGCTGCTCGCCGCCGGGAGCGGCGCCAGCTTGCAGTCCATCAAGCAGTTCCAGTCGATGACCAGCCAGTACGTCGACGTGATCAACCGCTTCGTCGCCGACATGGAAGCCTACAATGCGCGCAATACCGAGTATCTGCGCTACTGCCAGCTGATGCTGGCGGCACTGGGGGTAGTGGGCACGGTGGCCCTGATCTATCTGATGATGCTGCTGGTGCTCAACCCCCTCGATAAGCTGCACCAGGGCATCCAGCAACTGGCGGAGGGCCATTTCGACGTGGCGGTGCCGGTTGAATCCGACGACGAGTTCGGCCAGGTGAGCCAGGGTTTCAACCTGATGGCGCAGCGTCTGGCCGAGGCCCGCGCCACGCTGGAAGAGAGGGTGCGTGCCAAGACCGCGTCACTGCGGCAGAAGAACCAGGAGTTGGCGCTGCTCTACGAGATCGCCGCCTTCCTGAACCAGCCGCAGTCGCTGGAAAGCCTGTGCCAGGGCTTTCTCTCCAAGGTGATGGCGGCGTACCGCGCCGATGGCGGTGCGGTACGGCTCACCGACCCCGAGCAGGGCATCGTCTACGTGGTGGCCGACCAGGGCATGCCGGAAGCCTTGCTCAAGGAAGAGCATTGCATCCGCGTCGGCGACTGCCTGTGCGGCGAAGTGGCCGAAACGCCGGCGAGCCGCGTGGAGACGCTGGGAACAGGGGATGACAAGGGGTGCAGCCGTGAAGGCTATCGCGTCATTTCCGCCTTCCCGATCACCGTGCAGGGCCGCGCCCTGGGCCTGTTCAACCTGCATTATCGCGAGGCCGTCATCATGACCCCGCAGCAGACCCGTCTGCTCGAAGTGCTGGGGCAGAACCTGGCCGTCGCCATCGAAAACCAGCGCCTGTTCGCCAAGGAGCGCGAGCTGGCGGTGCTGGAAGAGCGCAACCTGGTGGCGCAGGGGCTGCACGACAGCATCGCCCAGGGCTTGTCCTTCCTGAACTTGCAGGCCCAGATGTTGCGCCAGGCTCTGCAGTTGAACGACAAGGATCTGCTCGACGACACCGTCGGCCTGATCGAGACCGGCATCAAGGAGAGCTACGACGACGTGCGGGAGCTGCTCAATAACTTCCGCTCCAAGCTGTCGGAAAGCCTGATGCAGGCCATCTCCACCGTGCTGGAGCGCTTCCGCCGCCAGACCGGCATCAAGGTCGAATTGCGCTCCGAAGGGCTGACGGTGCCGCTGATGCCGGAGCAGCAACTGCAGATCCTGTTCATCCTGCAGGAAGTGTTGTCCAATGTGCGCAAGCATGCGCAGGCCACGCAGGTGGTCGTCCGCCTGAAGGACGACGGCAGTGCCTTCGAGCTGGATATCAAGGACAATGGCGTCGGCTTCGCCATGGACGCGGTGGCCGGCAAGGCCGACACCCATTTCGGCCTGTCCATCATGAAAGAACGGGCGGCGCGTGCCGGCGTGGCCCTGCGCATCAGCAGCCAGCCCGGCCATGGCACCTCGGTACACCTGAAACTGCCGCGTGCGCAGCGCAAGGCCGCCTGA
- a CDS encoding response regulator transcription factor, translating to MPDNPIRILLVDDHTLFRSGIRMLLSRQPELAVVGEAADGAEGVKLAKQLMPDVVLLDLHMPGISGVEALSLLLQDNPTLAVVMLTVSEDADDLTAALKAGARGYLLKNIDADFLKQSIIKAAAGESVMSEAMTAKLMAHFRAGAPAPSQQQQELEKLTPREREILGFLAQGQSNKEIARTLDLAESTVKIHVQNILKKLGLSSRVQAAVYAVEHGVARRGE from the coding sequence ATGCCTGACAACCCGATCCGTATCCTGTTGGTCGACGACCACACCCTGTTCCGCAGCGGCATCCGCATGCTGTTGTCGCGCCAGCCCGAGCTGGCCGTCGTGGGCGAGGCCGCCGATGGGGCGGAAGGGGTGAAGCTGGCCAAGCAGCTGATGCCGGACGTGGTGTTGCTCGACCTGCACATGCCGGGCATCTCCGGCGTGGAAGCGCTGAGCCTGCTGCTGCAGGACAACCCGACGCTGGCGGTGGTGATGCTGACCGTGTCGGAAGACGCCGACGACCTGACCGCGGCACTCAAGGCCGGTGCGCGCGGCTATCTGCTGAAGAACATCGACGCGGACTTCCTCAAGCAGTCCATCATCAAGGCGGCCGCCGGCGAATCGGTCATGAGCGAGGCGATGACCGCCAAGCTGATGGCGCATTTCCGCGCCGGCGCGCCGGCACCTTCGCAACAGCAGCAGGAGCTGGAAAAGCTGACGCCGCGCGAGCGGGAGATTCTCGGTTTCCTGGCGCAGGGGCAGAGCAACAAGGAAATCGCCCGCACGCTCGATCTGGCCGAGAGCACGGTCAAGATTCACGTGCAGAACATCCTGAAGAAGCTGGGGCTCTCGAGCCGGGTGCAGGCGGCGGTGTACGCGGTCGAGCACGGCGTCGCGCGACGCGGCGAGTAA
- a CDS encoding AraC family transcriptional regulator has protein sequence MPIILMVIFIFDDEIGIVLVVCDWHCQPHGRLDMTQAVLQASCFAPESRNGKGELHGDRGVEFMTPSALAMLYQGDEQRRPETIEEWLAGVAPLLPLLDVIPNAAIFIKDVEARYLIANHTLVQRCGLKQLQPLLGKTSAEVFPAQLGPGYTEQDRRVLEQGLVLENQLELHLYKNREPGWCLTYKWPLYNRKGEIIGLMGISVDLQSASNTHPAYQHLAAVDEYIRAHFNRPITMGELTRIAGISAAQLERHCKRVFHLTPRQMIHKARLEHAHRLLHTKMPITDVALQCGYTDHSAFSRQFKALTGFTPRQYRQATERS, from the coding sequence ATGCCGATAATCTTGATGGTTATCTTCATCTTTGATGACGAAATCGGCATAGTTTTGGTAGTGTGCGATTGGCATTGCCAGCCTCACGGGCGGCTCGACATGACGCAAGCCGTGCTGCAAGCTTCTTGCTTTGCCCCTGAAAGCAGGAACGGGAAGGGGGAGTTGCACGGAGACCGGGGAGTGGAATTCATGACACCGAGCGCACTTGCCATGTTGTACCAGGGGGATGAGCAACGCCGTCCTGAAACCATCGAGGAATGGCTGGCGGGAGTGGCGCCGTTGCTGCCTCTACTGGATGTCATCCCGAATGCGGCGATATTCATTAAGGATGTAGAGGCGCGCTACCTTATTGCCAATCACACTCTGGTGCAGCGCTGCGGCTTGAAGCAGCTGCAGCCGTTGTTGGGTAAAACCAGCGCTGAAGTCTTTCCGGCGCAGCTGGGCCCTGGCTATACAGAGCAGGACCGACGGGTTCTGGAGCAGGGATTGGTTCTTGAGAACCAGCTAGAACTGCATCTTTACAAGAACCGCGAACCTGGCTGGTGCCTGACGTACAAATGGCCTTTGTACAACCGCAAAGGAGAAATCATCGGGTTGATGGGCATCTCGGTTGACCTGCAATCGGCCAGCAACACGCATCCCGCTTATCAGCACCTTGCCGCCGTGGACGAATACATTCGCGCTCATTTCAATCGCCCCATTACCATGGGTGAGTTGACGAGGATTGCCGGTATTTCAGCCGCACAATTGGAACGGCACTGCAAGCGGGTTTTCCATCTGACGCCACGGCAAATGATCCACAAGGCACGCCTGGAACATGCGCATCGCTTGCTGCATACCAAAATGCCGATTACCGATGTGGCACTGCAGTGCGGCTACACCGATCACAGCGCATTCAGCCGGCAGTTCAAGGCTCTGACCGGCTTTACACCACGGCAGTATCGACAGGCTACGGAGCGAAGCTGA
- a CDS encoding 4-hydroxyproline epimerase has product MKQVHIIDSHTGGEPTRLVMTGFPELAGSTMAEKRDALREQHDKWRRACLLEPRGNDVLVGALYCEPVSPGATCGVIFFNNAGYLGMCGHGTIGLVASLHHLGQIQPGVHKIDTPVGPVSATLHDDGAVTLRNVPAYRYRQQVPVEVPGHGRVYGDIAWGGNWFFLVADHGQSLRLENVDALTEFTWAMLKALEDQGIRGEDGALIDHVELFADDDQADSRNFVMCPGKAYDRSPCGTGTSAKLACLAADGKLAEGERWVQASITGSRFEGRYEWEGERIRPFITGRAYMTADSTLLIDEQDPFAWGI; this is encoded by the coding sequence ATGAAACAGGTACACATCATCGATTCCCACACTGGCGGTGAACCCACTCGCCTGGTGATGACAGGCTTTCCCGAACTGGCTGGCAGCACGATGGCCGAGAAGCGCGACGCGTTGCGCGAGCAGCACGACAAGTGGCGCCGTGCCTGCCTGCTGGAGCCGCGTGGCAACGATGTGCTGGTCGGCGCTCTATATTGCGAGCCGGTATCGCCAGGTGCTACCTGCGGCGTGATTTTCTTCAACAATGCCGGCTACCTCGGCATGTGCGGCCACGGCACCATCGGCCTGGTCGCCTCGTTGCATCACTTGGGGCAGATCCAGCCCGGCGTGCACAAAATCGACACCCCGGTCGGCCCGGTCAGTGCCACCCTGCATGACGACGGCGCGGTGACCCTGCGCAACGTACCGGCCTACCGCTACCGTCAGCAGGTCCCGGTCGAGGTGCCCGGCCATGGCCGCGTTTACGGCGATATCGCCTGGGGCGGCAACTGGTTCTTCCTGGTCGCCGATCACGGGCAGTCGCTACGGCTCGAGAATGTCGACGCCCTGACGGAGTTCACCTGGGCGATGCTCAAGGCCTTGGAGGACCAGGGCATCCGCGGCGAAGACGGCGCCCTGATCGACCATGTCGAGCTGTTTGCCGACGACGACCAAGCCGACAGCCGCAACTTCGTCATGTGTCCAGGCAAGGCCTACGACCGTTCGCCCTGCGGCACCGGTACCAGCGCCAAGCTGGCGTGCCTGGCGGCCGACGGCAAGCTGGCCGAGGGCGAGCGCTGGGTTCAGGCCAGCATCACTGGCAGCCGGTTCGAAGGCCGTTACGAATGGGAAGGAGAGCGCATCCGCCCGTTCATTACCGGCCGTGCCTACATGACCGCCGACAGCACGCTGCTGATCGACGAACAGGATCCCTTCGCGTGGGGCATTTGA
- a CDS encoding phosphate ABC transporter substrate-binding protein: protein MPTVDHGHSLFKHALCFKHDGSDEEDFMSGPNKLFRTLSIAVFLCIGAAGAETGPTPMSTAPAALSGRLLLTGSSTMAPLMMDIGKRFQSLHHGVQVEVQTGGSGRGISDAREGKADIGMASRALSDKEADLYGVPIARDGICLIVHRDNLVRSLSNRQIVGIFTGRITRWDKLGGRNQPITVLNPKPSYSSAELFSQYFNLKYEDIKASRQTGDNAVRIAEIANDPNGISYTSVGEAERKMQAGVPIRLLALDGVPATSKNIRNGNFPISRPLTLVTKTTPSGLTRTFIEFALSPQVTDLVQANDFVPYLD from the coding sequence ATGCCCACCGTCGATCACGGGCACTCCCTATTTAAGCATGCCCTGTGCTTCAAGCACGACGGCAGCGACGAGGAGGATTTCATGAGCGGGCCGAACAAGCTATTTCGCACCCTGTCGATCGCGGTGTTCCTGTGCATCGGTGCGGCCGGCGCGGAAACCGGTCCGACTCCCATGAGCACTGCGCCAGCGGCCCTGTCGGGACGGCTGCTGCTCACCGGCTCCAGCACCATGGCGCCACTGATGATGGACATCGGCAAACGTTTCCAGAGCCTGCACCATGGCGTGCAGGTGGAAGTGCAAACCGGAGGATCGGGTCGAGGGATCAGCGATGCGCGAGAAGGCAAGGCTGACATCGGCATGGCCTCCCGTGCACTCTCCGACAAGGAGGCCGATCTCTACGGCGTACCCATCGCCCGGGACGGCATCTGCCTCATCGTGCACCGGGACAACCTCGTGCGCTCGCTCTCCAACCGGCAGATCGTCGGCATCTTCACCGGCCGCATCACGCGCTGGGACAAACTGGGAGGGAGGAACCAGCCGATCACGGTGCTCAACCCAAAGCCCAGTTACAGTTCGGCGGAATTGTTTAGCCAGTATTTCAACCTCAAGTACGAGGACATCAAGGCCAGTCGGCAAACCGGTGACAACGCCGTTCGCATCGCCGAAATCGCCAACGACCCCAATGGCATCAGCTACACCTCGGTCGGCGAGGCCGAGCGCAAGATGCAGGCCGGTGTTCCGATCCGGCTCCTGGCCCTGGATGGCGTACCGGCCACCAGCAAGAACATCCGTAACGGCAACTTTCCCATTTCGCGCCCGCTCACGCTGGTGACCAAAACCACCCCGAGTGGGCTGACGCGTACCTTCATCGAATTTGCCTTGTCGCCCCAGGTAACCGACCTGGTCCAGGCCAACGACTTCGTCCCCTATCTGGACTGA
- a CDS encoding sulfite exporter TauE/SafE family protein: MELGYVVAGLLVGFVVGLTGVGGGSLMTPILLWFGISPATAVGTDLLYAAITKAGGVLVHHRQRHVDWGITIRLAAGSLPAALVTLLVLSNIDLPTATINAVIKLSLGVALILTALAILFKPLLIKFAHRVHPGLLDETRARTVPTVLIGVMLGVLVTLSSIGAGALGTLALFLLYPALPTTRLVGTEIAHAVPLTLVAGIGHASMGNLDYGLLVNLLIGSLPGIWMGSRLTRKMAESWMRPALAIMLAIVGTKLVY, from the coding sequence ATGGAGTTGGGCTATGTCGTAGCCGGTCTTCTCGTTGGTTTTGTCGTCGGGTTGACCGGTGTGGGCGGAGGCTCGCTGATGACCCCCATCCTGCTGTGGTTCGGAATCTCGCCCGCCACCGCGGTCGGTACCGATCTGTTGTATGCGGCCATCACCAAGGCCGGTGGCGTGCTGGTGCACCATCGCCAGCGCCATGTGGACTGGGGTATCACCATCCGCTTGGCGGCCGGCAGCCTGCCGGCCGCGCTGGTGACCTTGCTCGTGCTGTCCAACATCGATCTGCCTACCGCCACCATCAACGCCGTGATCAAGCTGAGCCTGGGCGTGGCCCTGATCCTGACCGCGCTCGCCATCCTGTTCAAGCCGCTGCTGATCAAGTTCGCGCACCGCGTTCACCCCGGCCTGCTGGATGAGACCCGCGCCCGCACCGTGCCGACGGTACTGATCGGCGTGATGTTGGGGGTGCTGGTGACGCTGAGCTCGATCGGTGCCGGTGCGCTGGGCACGCTGGCGCTGTTCCTGCTCTACCCGGCGCTGCCGACCACGCGTCTGGTGGGCACCGAGATCGCCCACGCCGTGCCGCTGACGCTGGTGGCCGGTATAGGTCACGCCAGTATGGGCAACCTCGATTACGGCCTGCTGGTCAACCTGCTGATTGGGTCGCTGCCGGGCATCTGGATGGGCAGCCGGCTGACCAGGAAGATGGCGGAGAGCTGGATGCGCCCGGCGCTGGCGATCATGTTGGCCATCGTCGGCACCAAGTTGGTGTACTGA
- a CDS encoding aldehyde dehydrogenase (NADP(+)) — protein MNLTGKMLIGGQAVAGSREAIQAIDPATGKPLEPAYPGGTGEHVEQACALAWAAFDRYRETSLAVRAHFLETIADEIEALGDELIERAVAESGLPRVRIQGERGRTCGQLRTFARTVRAGEWLDVRVDTAQPERQPLPRADLRQRHVPLGPVAVFGASNFPLAFSVAGGDTASALAAGCPVVVKAHGAHPGTSELVGHAVARAVAKCELPEGVFSLLFGSGREVGIALVSDPRIKAVGFTGSRSGGIALCQAAQARPEPIPVYAEMSSINPVFLFPAALQARADALAQGFVASLTLGAGQFCTNPGLVLALQGPDLDRFIAAAADAVRRSGAQTMLTPGIFDAYQAGVGTLASHALPVAAGLSAEGPNQCQPRLFTTTARDFLANPALQAEVFGAASLIVQCADGEEIRQVAEHLEGQLTATLHLDDGDLHAARALLPTLERKAGRLLVNGWPTGVEVCDAMVHGGPFPATSDARSTSVGTAAIQRFLRPVCYQNFPDSLLPAALQHGNPLHLRRLLDGRREA, from the coding sequence ATGAACTTGACAGGCAAGATGCTGATTGGCGGGCAAGCCGTCGCCGGCAGCCGCGAAGCGATCCAGGCAATCGATCCGGCCACCGGCAAACCGCTCGAGCCGGCCTATCCCGGCGGCACCGGCGAGCATGTGGAACAGGCCTGCGCCCTGGCCTGGGCCGCCTTTGACCGCTACCGTGAGACGTCGCTGGCGGTCCGCGCCCACTTCCTCGAAACCATTGCCGACGAGATCGAAGCCCTTGGCGACGAGCTGATCGAGCGCGCCGTGGCCGAGAGCGGCCTGCCGCGTGTCCGGATCCAGGGAGAACGTGGCCGCACCTGCGGGCAACTGCGCACCTTTGCCCGCACCGTGCGTGCCGGGGAATGGCTGGATGTGCGGGTCGACACCGCCCAGCCGGAGCGGCAGCCCTTGCCCCGCGCGGACCTGCGCCAGCGTCACGTGCCGCTGGGCCCGGTGGCGGTGTTCGGGGCGAGCAATTTCCCACTGGCCTTTTCCGTCGCTGGCGGTGACACCGCCTCGGCCCTGGCGGCGGGCTGCCCGGTGGTCGTCAAGGCCCATGGCGCCCACCCCGGCACCAGCGAACTGGTCGGCCACGCCGTGGCGCGTGCCGTGGCGAAATGCGAACTCCCCGAAGGCGTGTTCTCGCTGCTGTTCGGCTCTGGCCGTGAAGTGGGTATCGCCCTGGTCAGCGACCCGCGCATCAAGGCGGTCGGCTTCACCGGTTCGCGCAGCGGCGGCATCGCCTTGTGCCAAGCCGCCCAAGCCCGCCCCGAGCCGATCCCGGTGTATGCGGAGATGAGCTCGATCAACCCGGTGTTCCTGTTCCCGGCCGCCCTGCAAGCACGTGCCGACGCATTGGCGCAGGGTTTCGTCGCCTCGCTGACCCTGGGCGCGGGCCAGTTCTGCACCAACCCCGGCCTGGTGCTTGCCCTCCAGGGGCCGGACCTGGACCGCTTCATCGCCGCTGCGGCGGATGCCGTCCGACGCAGCGGCGCGCAAACCATGCTCACCCCGGGCATCTTCGACGCCTACCAGGCCGGTGTCGGGACGCTGGCCAGTCACGCCCTGCCGGTTGCCGCCGGCCTGAGCGCCGAAGGCCCGAACCAGTGCCAGCCCCGGCTGTTCACGACAACGGCGCGGGACTTTCTTGCCAACCCGGCCCTGCAGGCCGAGGTCTTCGGTGCCGCCTCGCTGATCGTGCAATGTGCCGACGGCGAGGAGATCCGCCAGGTCGCCGAGCATCTGGAAGGCCAACTGACCGCCACGCTGCACCTGGACGACGGTGACCTGCACGCGGCCAGGGCCTTGCTGCCGACCCTGGAGCGCAAGGCCGGCCGCTTGCTGGTCAATGGCTGGCCAACGGGTGTCGAGGTGTGCGATGCCATGGTCCATGGCGGGCCGTTCCCGGCCACCTCCGATGCGCGCAGCACCTCGGTCGGTACTGCCGCGATCCAGCGTTTCCTGCGCCCGGTCTGCTACCAGAATTTCCCGGACAGCCTGTTGCCTGCCGCACTGCAGCACGGCAATCCGCTGCACCTGCGTCGCCTGCTCGATGGCCGGAGAGAGGCCTAG
- a CDS encoding carbonic anhydrase produces MRSVEPLLQGFRRFQSRYFGELDLFDELRHGQRPSTLVIGCCDSRVHPATLTGSEPGELFIVRNVANLVPPCDETLTHASVAAALEFAVLSLKVERIIVFGHACCGGIRALMQRSVEESSALKRWLEIAEPARRFVESSCADASDEERLRQCEKAAILVSLDNLLSYPWLRERVEQGTLLLDGWYFDIHDGALWGFDPQQKGFVPLVCPIQKPDT; encoded by the coding sequence ATGCGCTCGGTCGAACCACTACTGCAAGGATTCCGCCGCTTCCAGTCGCGCTATTTCGGTGAATTGGACTTGTTCGATGAGCTGCGCCATGGTCAGCGCCCGAGTACGCTGGTGATCGGCTGCTGCGATTCGCGCGTGCATCCCGCCACCCTGACCGGCTCCGAGCCGGGAGAGCTGTTCATCGTGCGCAACGTCGCCAACCTGGTGCCGCCCTGCGACGAGACGCTGACGCACGCCAGCGTGGCAGCGGCGCTGGAATTTGCCGTGCTGTCGCTCAAGGTCGAGCGTATCATCGTGTTCGGCCATGCCTGTTGTGGCGGCATCCGCGCCCTGATGCAGCGCTCGGTCGAGGAGTCCAGTGCGTTGAAGCGTTGGCTGGAAATTGCCGAACCCGCGCGCCGCTTCGTCGAGTCCAGTTGCGCCGACGCCAGCGACGAGGAGCGCCTTCGCCAATGCGAGAAGGCGGCGATTCTGGTGTCTCTCGACAATCTGCTGTCCTATCCGTGGCTGCGCGAGCGGGTGGAGCAGGGCACGCTGCTGCTGGACGGCTGGTATTTCGACATTCACGACGGGGCGTTATGGGGATTTGACCCGCAGCAGAAAGGCTTCGTACCATTGGTATGCCCCATCCAGAAACCTGATACATGA